In Chroicocephalus ridibundus chromosome 4, bChrRid1.1, whole genome shotgun sequence, one genomic interval encodes:
- the LOC134514839 gene encoding inositol 1,4,5-trisphosphate receptor-interacting protein-like 1 — protein MLNFEIVAKSRKGLIAQVSSFFLFGNERDDSKHECVQRHVETTQLLQEHEWSSLDWGALAFAALQQLQCWAIADLFFGLCCWLWKRSQRPDSSDEEKSSSSSSTELEEEGSGEDSDDEGHPLMTRIFAKRIWCSVESMAYGRQVVEELVGDVLVVLQERLSNSFFPVLQPAIGVGSTFAGWSPAGHDAVYRLLVPLKPPHGHAFHLELGTAGQMPAKNCVRVELECTCTRDQCVEDMLCFLHHPEEALQRNLDSTLLSTFCTGFYLDAQKIARWFQNLVISAWGEMTQSRHYSMEMLPSSRSCKLQLTNASGRSLLVEMVFGVQQGNSDIFLSSQTTEAIFTPSTTWAETYAVAEAKFFRCMARQAPRDTLYLNCLQLCASMLVSAGFSSYTWKTVVMHLLNTIPPSSWGRWDFMMRLQDIMCYLHGCLEEKRLDHFFFGNENMPEDIILPAAFQAAEPINLFQCLVQDPAAHAKAWREFEELQDRLTRLQVFGV, from the exons atgctaaactttgagatcGTAGCTAAGTCAcggaaaggactgattgcgcaggtATCATCCT ttttcctgtttggcaaTGAGCGGGATGACAGCAAGCATGAGTGCGTGCAGCGGCATGTGGAGAcgactcagctgctgcaggagcatgagtggagcagcttggactggggagccctggcctttgctgccttgcagcagttgcagtgctGGGCGATTGCTGACCTgttcttcgggctctgctgctggctctggaaaaggagccaacggccagacagcagtgatgaagagaagagctccagcagcagcagcacagagctggaggaggaaggaagtggagaagattCTGATGATGAGGGGCATCCTCTGATGacaaggatttttgcaaagcgcaTCTGGTGTTCAGTGGAGAGCATGGCCTACGggagacaggtggtggaagagctggtgggcGACGTCCTGGTTGTCTTGCAAGAACGCCTGTCAAATAGTTTCTtcccggtgctgcagccagccatcggggtgggcagcacctttgCAGGTTGGAGTcctgctgggcatgatgctgtctaccgcctgctcgtgcccctgaagcctccccatggccatgccttccacttggagctgggcaccgcagggcagatgccggcaaagaactgcgtccgtgtggagctggagtgcacctgcacgagggaccaatgtgtggaggacatgctgtgcttcctccaccaccctgaggaagcGCTGCAGAGAAATCTGGATTCCACCCTCCTaagcaccttctgcaccggcttcTACCTCGATGCGCAGAAAATTGCCCGCTGGTTTCAGAACTTGGTGATCTCAGCCTGGGGGGAGATGACTCAGTCGCGTCACTACAGTATGgagatgctgccttccagccgctcctgcaagctgcagctgacaaatgcCTCTGGGAGATCCCTCTTGGTTGAgatggtgtttggggtgcagcaaggcaactcggacattttcctcagcagccagactACAGAGGCCATCTTCACCCCAAGCACAACTTGGGCAGAGACCTAcgctgtggcagaggcaaagttcttcaggtgcatggccaggcaggccccgcgTGACACCCTCTACCtcaactgcctgcagctctgtgccagtaTGCTTGTGAGCGCAGGCTTTTCCTCCTATACTTGGAAGACGGTTGTCATGCACCTCCTCAACACCATACCCCCGtcaagctggggcaggtgggacttcATGATGCGGCTGCAGGATATTATGTGCTACCTGcatggctgcttggaggagaaacgcctggaccacttcttcttcgggaatgagaacatgcctgaggacatcatcttgcccgcagccttccaagcagctgagccgatcaacctcttccagtgcctggtgcaggacccagctgcccATGCCAAGGCATGGCGTGAGTTTGAGGAACTGCAAGATCGGCTCACAAGACTGCAGGTCTTTGGCGTCTGA
- the LOC134514836 gene encoding inositol 1,4,5-trisphosphate receptor-interacting protein-like 1, translated as MERTDCAVFLFGNERDDSKHECVQRHVETTQLLQEHEWSSLDWGALAFAALQQLQCWAIADLFFGLCCWLWKRSQRPDSSDEEKSSSSSSTELEEEGSGEDSDDEGHPLMTRIFAKRIWCSVESMAYGRQVVEELVGDVLVVLQERLSNSFFPVLQPAIGVGSTFAGWSPAGHDAVYRLLVPLKPPHGHAFHLELGTAGQMPAKNCVRVELECTCTRDQCVEDMLCFLHHPEEALQRNLDSTLLSTFCTGFYLDAQKIARWFQNLVISAWGEMTQSRHYSMEMLPSSRSCKLQLTNASGRSLLVEMVFGVQQGNSDIFLSSQTTEAIFTPSTTWAETYAVAEAKFFRCMARQAPRDTLYLNCLQLCASMLVSAGFSSYTWKTVVMHLLNTIPPSSWGRWDFMMRLQDIMCYLHGCLEEKRLDHFFFGNENMPEDIILPAAFQAAEPINLFQCLVQDPAAHAKAWREFEELQDRLTRLQVFGV; from the exons Atggaaaggactgattgcgcag ttttcctgtttggcaaTGAGCGGGATGACAGCAAGCATGAGTGCGTGCAGCGGCATGTGGAGAcgactcagctgctgcaggagcatgagtggagcagcttggactggggagccctggcctttgctgccttgcagcagttgcagtgctGGGCGATTGCTGACCTgttcttcgggctctgctgctggctctggaaaaggagccaacggccagacagcagtgatgaagagaagagctccagcagcagcagcacagagctggaggaggaaggaagtggagaagattCTGATGATGAGGGGCATCCTCTGATGacaaggatttttgcaaagcgcaTCTGGTGTTCAGTGGAGAGCATGGCCTACGggagacaggtggtggaagagctggtgggcGACGTCCTGGTTGTCTTGCAAGAACGCCTGTCAAATAGTTTCTtcccggtgctgcagccagccatcggggtgggcagcacctttgCAGGTTGGAGTcctgctgggcatgatgctgtctaccgcctgctcgtgcccctgaagcctccccatggccatgccttccacttggagctgggcaccgcagggcagatgccggcaaagaactgcgtccgtgtggagctggagtgcacctgcacgagggaccaatgtgtggaggacatgctgtgcttcctccaccaccctgaggaagcGCTGCAGAGAAATCTGGATTCCACCCTCCTaagcaccttctgcaccggcttcTACCTCGATGCGCAGAAAATTGCCCGCTGGTTTCAGAACTTGGTGATCTCAGCCTGGGGGGAGATGACTCAGTCGCGTCACTACAGTATGgagatgctgccttccagccgctcctgcaagctgcagctgacaaatgcCTCTGGGAGATCCCTCTTGGTTGAgatggtgtttggggtgcagcaaggcaactcggacattttcctcagcagccagactACAGAGGCCATCTTCACCCCAAGCACAACTTGGGCAGAGACCTAcgctgtggcagaggcaaagttcttcaggtgcatggccaggcaggccccgcgTGACACCCTCTACCtcaactgcctgcagctctgtgccagtaTGCTTGTGAGCGCAGGCTTTTCCTCCTATACTTGGAAGACGGTTGTCATGCACCTCCTCAACACCATACCCCCGtcaagctggggcaggtgggacttcATGATGCGGCTGCAGGATATTATGTGCTACCTGcatggctgcttggaggagaaacgcctggaccacttcttcttcgggaatgagaacatgcctgaggacatcatcttgcccgcagccttccaagcagctgagccgatcaacctcttccagtgcctggtgcaggacccagctgcccATGCCAAGGCATGGCGTGAGTTTGAGGAACTGCAAGATCGGCTCACAAGACTGCAGGTCTTTGGCGTCTGA
- the LOC134514837 gene encoding inositol 1,4,5-trisphosphate receptor-interacting protein-like 1, producing the protein MAAKMVLAWLVQSIFQLLLEVFLFGNERDDSKHECVQRHVETTQLLQEHEWSSLDWGALAFAALQQLQCWVIADLFFGLCCWLWKRSQRPDSSDEEKSSSSSSTELEEEGSGEDSDDEGHPLMTRIFAKRIWCSVESMAYGRQVVEELVGDVLVVLQERLSNSFFPVLQPAIGVGSTFAGWSPAGHDAVYRLLVPLKPPHGHAFHLELGTAGQMPAKNCVRVELECTCTRDQCVEDMLCFLHHPEEALQRNLDSTLLSTFCTGFYLDAQKIARWFQNLVISAWGEMTQSRHYSMEMLPSSRSCKLQLTNASGRSLLVEMVFGVQQGNSDIFLSSQTTEAIFTPSTTWAETYAVAEAKFFRCMARQAPRDTLYLNCLQLCASMLVSAGFSSYTWKTVVMHLLNTIPPSSWGRWDFMMRLQDIMCYLHGCLEEKRLDHFFFGNENMPEDIILPAAFQAAEPINLFQCLVQDPAAHAKAWREFEELQDRLTRLQVFGV; encoded by the coding sequence atggctgcaaaaatggtcctcgcctggcttgtgcaaagcatcttccagctcctgctggaagttttcctgtttggcaaTGAGCGGGATGACAGCAAGCATGAGTGCGTGCAGCGGCATGTGGAGAcgactcagctgctgcaggagcatgagtggagcagcttggactggggagccctggcctttgctgccttgcagcagttgcagtgctgggtgattgctgacctgttcttcgggctctgctgctggctctggaaaaggagccaacggccagacagcagtgatgaagagaagagctccagcagcagcagcacagagctggaggaggaaggaagtggagaagattCTGATGATGAGGGGCATCCTCTGATGacaaggatttttgcaaagcgcaTCTGGTGTTCAGTGGAGAGCATGGCCTACGggagacaggtggtggaagagctggtgggcGACGTCCTGGTTGTCTTGCAAGAACGCCTGTCAAATAGTTTCTtcccggtgctgcagccagccatcggggtgggcagcacctttgCAGGTTGGAGTcctgctgggcatgatgctgtctaccgcctgctcgtgcccctgaagcctccccatggccatgccttccacttggagctgggcaccgcagggcagatgccggcaaagaactgcgtccgtgtggagctggagtgcacctgcacgagggaccaatgtgtggaggacatgctgtgcttcctccaccaccctgaggaagcGCTGCAGAGAAATCTGGATTCCACCCTCCTaagcaccttctgcaccggcttcTACCTCGATGCGCAGAAAATTGCCCGCTGGTTTCAGAACTTGGTGATCTCAGCCTGGGGGGAGATGACTCAGTCGCGTCACTACAGTATGgagatgctgccttccagccgctcctgcaagctgcagctgacaaatgcCTCTGGGAGATCCCTCTTGGTTGAgatggtgtttggggtgcagcaaggcaactcggacattttcctcagcagccagactACAGAGGCCATCTTCACCCCAAGCACAACTTGGGCAGAGACCTAcgctgtggcagaggcaaagttcttcaggtgcatggccaggcaggccccgcgTGACACCCTCTACCtcaactgcctgcagctctgtgccagtaTGCTTGTGAGCGCAGGCTTTTCCTCCTATACTTGGAAGACGGTTGTCATGCACCTCCTCAACACCATACCCCCGtcaagctggggcaggtgggacttcATGATGCGGCTGCAGGATATTATGTGCTACCTGcatggctgcttggaggagaaacgcctggaccacttcttcttcgggaatgagaacatgcctgaggacatcatcttgcccgcagccttccaagcagctgagccgatcaacctcttccagtgcctggtgcaggacccagctgcccATGCCAAGGCATGGCGTGAGTTTGAGGAACTGCAAGATCGGCTCACAAGACTGCAGGTCTTTGGCGTCTGA
- the LOC134514838 gene encoding inositol 1,4,5-trisphosphate receptor-interacting protein-like 1: protein MAAKMVLAWLVQSIFQLLLEVFLFGNERDDSKHECVQRHVETTQLLQEHEWSSLDWGALAFAALQQLQCWVIADLFFGLCCWLWKRSQRPDSSDEEKSSSSSSTELEEEGSGEDSDDEGHPLMTRIFAKRIWCSVESMAYGRQVVEELVGDVLVVLQERLSNSFFPVLQPAIGVGSTFAGWSPAGHDAVYRLLVPLKPPHGHAFHLELGTAGQMPAKNCVRVELECTCTRDQCVEDMLCFLHHPEEALQRNLDSTLLSTFCTGFYLDAQKIARWFQNLVISAWGEMTQSRHYSMEMLPSSRSCKLQLTNASGRSLLVEMVFGVQQGNSDIFLSSQTTEAIFTPSTTWAETYAVAEAKFFRCMARQAPRDTLHLNCLQLCASMLVSAGFSSYTWKTVVMHLLNTIPPSSWGRWDFMMRLQDIMCYLHGCLEEKRLDHFFFGNENMPEDIILPAAFQAAEPINLFQCLVQDPAAHAKAWREFEELQDRLTRLQVFGV from the coding sequence atggctgcaaaaatggtcctcgcctggcttgtgcaaagcatcttccagctcctgctggaagttttcctgtttggcaaTGAGCGGGATGACAGCAAGCATGAGTGCGTGCAGCGGCATGTGGAGAcgactcagctgctgcaggagcatgagtggagcagcttggactggggagccctggcctttgctgccttgcagcagttgcagtgctgggtgattgctgacctgttcttcgggctctgctgctggctctggaaaaggagccaacggccagacagcagtgatgaagagaagagctccagcagcagcagcacagagctggaggaggaaggaagtggagaagattCTGATGATGAGGGGCATCCTCTGATGacaaggatttttgcaaagcgcaTCTGGTGTTCAGTGGAGAGCATGGCCTACGggagacaggtggtggaagagctggtgggcGACGTCCTGGTTGTCTTGCAAGAACGCCTGTCAAATAGTTTCTtcccggtgctgcagccagccatcggggtgggcagcacctttgCAGGTTGGAGTCCcgctgggcatgatgctgtctaccgcctgctcgtgcccctgaagcctccccatggccatgccttccacttggagctgggcaccgcagggcagatgccggcaaagaactgcgtccgtgtggagctggagtgcacctgcacgagggaccaatgtgtggaggacatgctgtgcttcctccaccaccctgaggaagcGCTGCAGAGAAATCTGGATTCCACCCTCCTaagcaccttctgcaccggcttcTACCTCGATGCGCAGAAAATTGCCCGCTGGTTTCAGAACTTGGTGATCTCAGCCTGGGGGGAGATGACTCAGTCGCGTCACTACAGTATGgagatgctgccttccagccgctcctgcaagctgcagctgacaaatgcCTCTGGGAGATCCCTCTTGGTTGAgatggtgtttggggtgcagcaaggcaactcggacattttcctcagcagccagactACAGAGGCCATCTTCACCCCAAGCACAACTTGGGCAGAGACCTAcgctgtggcagaggcaaagttcttcaggtgcatggccaggcaggccccgcgTGACACCCTCCACCtcaactgcctgcagctctgtgccagtaTGCTTGTGAGCGCAGGCTTTTCCTCCTATACTTGGAAGACGGTTGTCATGCACCTCCTCAACACCATACCCCCGtcaagctggggcaggtgggacttcATGATGCGGCTGCAGGATATTATGTGCTACCTGcatggctgcttggaggagaaacgcctggaccacttcttcttcgggaatgagaacatgcctgaggacatcatcttgcccgcagccttccaagcagctgagccgatcaacctcttccagtgcctggtgcaggacccagctgcccATGCCAAGGCATGGCGTGAGTTTGAGGAACTGCAAGATCGGCTCACAAGACTGCAGGTCTTTGGCGTCTGA